A stretch of the Flavobacterium aquiphilum genome encodes the following:
- a CDS encoding glycosyltransferase family 4 protein, whose product MAKIIFLINRISEAGGSERVATVLANNLVKIGHEVSFVSWIGPKECFFDLDKSIVIHNLYDHQINIFKSYLPSLIKYRKIINSIKPDKVIDVCTAMSLLSIPATLFSKSKVITWEHFNTSVNWNFLTARLSRFLAAQFSYKVVTLTDTDKKNYENKFFAKNGITISNPITVTIGEDEKADLRARRVLAIGRLTDQKGFDLLLRAWRIVCDYEKEWVLTIVGDGELKDELIALAGSLKLEKNLIFEKPTNNISQYYKISSIYVMSSRFEGLPLVLIEAKSFGLPIISFDCKTGPREIVRHNIDGVLVPPEDIDLLAKALLDLMLDIEKRKIYSDKSSEDVSRFSVSSFVNKWQGIINL is encoded by the coding sequence ATGGCAAAAATAATTTTTCTTATTAATAGGATATCTGAAGCTGGTGGTTCTGAAAGGGTTGCAACTGTTTTGGCAAACAATCTTGTTAAAATTGGACACGAAGTTTCTTTTGTTTCCTGGATTGGTCCTAAAGAGTGTTTTTTTGATTTAGATAAATCTATTGTAATTCATAATCTTTACGACCATCAAATTAATATTTTTAAGAGCTATTTGCCTTCTTTAATTAAGTACAGGAAAATCATTAATAGTATTAAGCCTGACAAGGTAATCGATGTTTGTACAGCAATGAGTTTATTGTCTATTCCTGCAACCTTGTTTTCGAAAAGTAAAGTTATCACTTGGGAACATTTTAATACTAGTGTAAATTGGAACTTTTTAACTGCAAGATTGTCTAGGTTTTTAGCTGCTCAATTTTCATATAAAGTTGTAACGTTAACTGACACGGATAAGAAAAACTATGAAAATAAGTTTTTTGCTAAGAATGGAATTACTATAAGTAATCCAATTACCGTAACGATAGGTGAGGATGAAAAGGCAGATTTAAGAGCTAGAAGAGTATTAGCAATTGGAAGATTAACAGATCAAAAGGGTTTTGATCTCTTGTTAAGGGCGTGGAGAATTGTTTGTGATTATGAAAAAGAATGGGTACTAACAATCGTTGGCGATGGAGAACTTAAAGATGAATTAATTGCTCTAGCAGGTTCATTAAAATTAGAGAAAAATTTAATTTTTGAAAAACCAACTAATAATATAAGTCAATATTATAAAATTTCTTCGATATATGTGATGAGTTCTAGGTTTGAGGGCTTACCGTTAGTGCTTATTGAAGCAAAGTCATTTGGTTTGCCTATTATTAGTTTTGATTGTAAAACGGGACCTAGGGAGATTGTAAGACACAATATTGATGGTGTACTTGTGCCACCAGAAGACATTGACTTATTAGCAAAAGCATTGTTAGACCTCATGTTAGATATTGAGAAAAGAAAGATTTATAGTGATAAATCATCAGAAGATGTTAGTCGATTTAGTGTTTCAAGTTTTGTTAATAAGTGGCAAGGAATAATTAATTTGTAA
- a CDS encoding glycosyltransferase: MKVLQLGKAFPPIKKLGGVEKVMEYFYYGLNESGVECDVLGANDSYERKVDKYAQQGFVFREPLLFKAKSTFFSISLIFKLRRIQNKYDVIHVHLPDPMSLVAIFITRPKSKIVVHWHSNILRQKYAYLFVKYFESWLLKRCDLILCTTPKYSLNNETLAPYKGKISYVVIGLDIDISSLDSNLELKIKTEYESRKRLVFVGRFVYYKGIEYLIRAMSLVDSDCVLFLIGSGELKAKMENLVNELAIGDKVLFLGEVDDNVKFTYVKSSDMLVLPSLYKTEAYGIVQVEAMAFGVPVLSTKIEGSGVDWVNKEGESGLTVSPENSEEIAKAIDKVFLNVDFQKKVSEGAKNRYNMLFTKEKMINELVSKYKSVLES, from the coding sequence ATGAAAGTATTACAACTTGGGAAGGCTTTCCCTCCAATTAAAAAGCTTGGTGGTGTAGAAAAGGTAATGGAATATTTCTATTATGGACTAAATGAATCAGGAGTAGAATGTGATGTTTTAGGAGCTAATGATAGTTATGAAAGAAAAGTTGATAAATATGCGCAGCAAGGCTTTGTTTTTAGGGAACCTTTATTGTTCAAGGCAAAATCAACTTTTTTTTCTATTTCATTGATTTTTAAATTACGGAGGATTCAGAATAAATATGATGTTATTCACGTTCATTTACCAGATCCAATGTCTTTAGTAGCCATATTTATTACTAGACCGAAATCTAAAATAGTAGTCCATTGGCATAGTAATATTTTAAGGCAAAAGTATGCATATCTTTTTGTAAAGTATTTTGAATCCTGGTTGTTGAAAAGATGTGATTTAATATTGTGTACAACTCCAAAATATTCCTTAAATAATGAGACATTAGCACCTTATAAAGGTAAAATTTCTTATGTCGTTATTGGATTGGATATTGATATTTCATCTTTAGATAGTAATCTCGAATTGAAAATTAAAACAGAATATGAATCTAGAAAGAGATTAGTCTTTGTAGGCAGGTTTGTTTATTACAAAGGTATAGAATATCTCATTAGAGCTATGAGTTTAGTTGATTCTGATTGTGTACTATTTTTAATTGGTTCTGGCGAATTGAAAGCTAAGATGGAAAATTTAGTAAATGAGTTGGCCATTGGAGATAAAGTCCTTTTCTTAGGAGAAGTTGATGATAATGTAAAGTTTACTTATGTTAAGTCTAGTGATATGCTTGTTTTACCTTCTCTCTATAAAACAGAAGCTTATGGTATAGTTCAAGTCGAAGCAATGGCTTTTGGCGTACCTGTATTGTCAACAAAAATAGAGGGCTCAGGTGTTGACTGGGTGAATAAGGAAGGTGAATCAGGTTTGACAGTTTCTCCTGAAAATAGTGAAGAAATTGCAAAAGCTATAGATAAGGTTTTTTTAAATGTTGATTTTCAAAAAAAAGTATCTGAGGGTGCAAAAAATAGGTATAATATGCTTTTTACTAAAGAGAAAATGATTAACGAACTGGTGTCAAAATATAAAAGTGTTTTAGAGAGTTAA
- a CDS encoding NAD-dependent epimerase/dehydratase family protein: MLNDVLITGVNGFLGKLILKELVDGYNVFGLSRSSGNYKVSLENEIPIFNKKFGLVVHTAGKAHFIPKTEVERNEFHNVNVIGTLNLLRGLENSGVPKQFVFISSVSVYGQEFGNNIDEKFPVVAKDPYGSSKIEAEEIVIKWCSIHNIVCTILRLPLLVGENPPGNLGAMLKAIDKGFYFNIAGGKARKSMVLAEDVAAFIPKVAAVGGTYNLTDGVHPDFNELSTIISERKNKKTPFNLPLSIAKLMGYVGDLLGNKAPINSMKLKKITSDLTFDDSKARELGWDPQSVLDYLKYNNL, encoded by the coding sequence ATGTTAAATGATGTTTTGATTACTGGTGTAAATGGTTTTTTAGGGAAACTAATTTTAAAAGAATTAGTAGATGGTTATAATGTATTTGGTTTGTCGAGATCATCAGGAAATTATAAGGTTTCGTTAGAAAATGAAATTCCAATTTTTAATAAGAAGTTTGGATTAGTAGTTCATACTGCCGGAAAAGCACATTTTATCCCAAAAACAGAGGTTGAAAGAAATGAATTTCACAATGTAAATGTTATTGGTACTCTAAATTTACTAAGAGGGTTAGAGAATTCAGGCGTTCCAAAACAATTTGTTTTTATAAGTTCTGTCTCGGTTTACGGTCAGGAATTTGGGAATAATATAGATGAAAAATTTCCAGTAGTAGCTAAAGATCCTTATGGATCAAGTAAAATTGAAGCAGAGGAGATAGTGATAAAATGGTGTAGTATACATAATATAGTTTGTACTATTTTACGATTACCTTTATTAGTTGGTGAAAATCCTCCGGGGAATTTAGGCGCAATGTTAAAAGCTATTGATAAAGGTTTTTATTTTAATATAGCAGGTGGAAAAGCGAGAAAGAGTATGGTTTTGGCAGAAGATGTGGCTGCTTTTATCCCTAAAGTGGCTGCTGTAGGAGGAACGTATAATTTAACTGATGGAGTCCATCCTGATTTTAATGAGTTGAGCACTATTATTTCAGAACGTAAGAATAAGAAAACACCTTTTAATCTACCTTTGTCTATTGCAAAGTTAATGGGGTATGTTGGGGATTTGTTGGGAAATAAAGCACCAATCAATTCAATGAAACTTAAAAAAATTACTTCCGATTTGACTTTTGATGATTCAAAAGCAAGAGAATTGGGTTGGGACCCGCAGTCTGTATTAGATTATTTAAAATACAATAATTTGTAA
- a CDS encoding glycosyltransferase family 4 protein, giving the protein MNIEKKHIVVDCRMINKSGIGTYLKNILPEIISYGKYRVTCLGYDELKTFYWFDQVVFIPLKAPILSIKEQFELFLKIPKCDLFWSPNWNVPLFPIRAKNRIVTIHDVYHLANAFQFSPFKISMVKFYMFFIKSNYKNVITVSEFSKNEIIKFTKIVPDAITVIFLSVDDNFSSKVLLPEILEDYILYVGNVKPHKNLRLSLEAFSKIEDKTIKFYIVGQKEGFITSDKSLSEYILNLKERVSFTGYVSDDELKNYYKNAKLFLFPSTYEGFGLPILEAMKFKLPIIASNSASIPEVAGKSVIYFDSTNVNDLVSKLNGFLTGEIKCQILDYEDQLKKFNWKRTAQQHLDIFDSFN; this is encoded by the coding sequence ATGAATATTGAAAAAAAGCACATTGTAGTTGATTGTAGGATGATTAACAAGTCTGGAATTGGAACATACTTGAAAAACATATTACCAGAAATTATTTCTTATGGTAAATACAGAGTGACTTGCTTGGGATATGATGAATTAAAAACCTTCTATTGGTTTGATCAAGTTGTTTTTATCCCTTTAAAGGCTCCAATTTTATCAATCAAAGAGCAGTTTGAATTATTTCTAAAAATTCCTAAATGCGATTTGTTTTGGTCTCCTAATTGGAATGTACCACTTTTCCCTATTAGAGCAAAAAATCGTATTGTTACTATTCATGATGTCTATCATTTGGCAAATGCTTTTCAATTTTCACCATTTAAAATAAGTATGGTTAAATTTTATATGTTTTTTATAAAAAGTAATTATAAAAATGTAATAACTGTATCGGAATTTTCTAAAAATGAAATTATTAAATTCACAAAAATTGTTCCTGATGCTATAACTGTAATTTTTTTGAGTGTTGATGATAATTTTAGTAGTAAGGTACTATTGCCCGAAATTTTGGAAGACTACATACTATATGTTGGCAACGTCAAGCCTCATAAAAATTTAAGATTAAGTTTAGAAGCATTTTCTAAAATTGAAGATAAAACAATTAAATTTTACATAGTTGGTCAAAAGGAGGGTTTTATAACATCTGATAAATCTCTAAGTGAGTATATATTAAATTTAAAAGAAAGAGTTTCTTTTACGGGTTATGTATCTGATGATGAATTGAAAAATTATTACAAAAATGCAAAATTGTTTTTATTTCCTTCGACTTATGAGGGTTTTGGTTTGCCAATACTTGAAGCAATGAAGTTTAAATTACCTATTATTGCATCGAATAGCGCTTCAATACCCGAGGTTGCGGGTAAAAGTGTAATTTATTTTGATTCAACAAATGTAAATGACTTAGTAAGTAAATTGAACGGATTTCTTACAGGAGAAATTAAATGTCAAATTTTAGATTACGAAGATCAGTTAAAAAAATTTAATTGGAAACGTACTGCTCAGCAGCATTTAGATATTTTTGATTCATTTAATTAG
- a CDS encoding glycosyltransferase, which translates to MNILLFGDYSGLHNNLQIGLEKLGHSVKVASNGDGFKDLPSDISLGSSSPKLLGKIDRLIRPFLEINSFQGFDVTQFINSNPLTVCKVNKILYEKILTFSKKNFLLACGDDPVFYKNLDKFRYHPYSAIEDDGISHIPTYSKTYANIHNFFVEKVDGIIPVMVEYAMGYRDYDKVTCTIPLPIDTDSIVCNENNLINEKIHFFHGLNRPFFKGTSIIEEALYKLKSNYPDDVKVSIAGNMSKKEYLSVLNDANVVLDQCKGYSYGMNALYSLAKGKVVMSGSEPEALFELGIERNDCPILNIQPDVNQIYEQLLILLEKREQIKDIGIESRKFVERYHDSKIIAKRYIDIWQK; encoded by the coding sequence ATGAATATATTATTATTTGGAGATTATAGTGGTTTGCATAATAATTTGCAAATTGGATTAGAAAAATTGGGACATTCTGTAAAAGTAGCTTCTAATGGAGATGGTTTTAAGGATTTACCATCTGATATTTCACTTGGAAGTTCATCACCAAAATTGCTTGGTAAAATAGATAGATTAATAAGGCCTTTTTTGGAAATAAATTCTTTTCAAGGATTTGATGTAACTCAATTCATAAATTCTAATCCATTAACGGTCTGTAAGGTTAATAAAATTTTGTACGAAAAGATATTGACATTTAGCAAGAAAAATTTTTTATTAGCCTGCGGTGATGATCCTGTTTTCTATAAAAATTTAGATAAATTTAGGTATCATCCTTATTCTGCTATTGAGGATGATGGTATTAGCCATATTCCCACCTATAGTAAGACATATGCCAATATTCATAATTTTTTTGTAGAAAAAGTAGATGGAATTATACCTGTTATGGTGGAATATGCTATGGGCTATAGAGATTATGATAAAGTTACTTGTACTATTCCTTTACCTATTGATACAGACAGTATAGTTTGTAATGAAAATAATTTAATAAATGAAAAAATTCACTTTTTTCATGGCTTAAATAGGCCATTCTTTAAAGGTACTAGTATCATTGAGGAAGCATTATATAAATTAAAATCAAATTATCCTGATGATGTAAAAGTATCTATTGCAGGGAATATGAGTAAAAAAGAATATTTATCGGTCTTAAATGATGCAAATGTTGTTTTAGATCAATGTAAGGGTTATTCTTATGGAATGAATGCTTTGTATTCTTTAGCTAAAGGTAAGGTAGTTATGTCGGGATCGGAACCTGAGGCATTATTTGAATTAGGAATAGAGAGAAATGATTGCCCTATTTTAAATATTCAACCAGATGTAAATCAAATCTATGAACAATTACTTATTTTGTTAGAAAAAAGAGAGCAAATAAAGGATATTGGAATTGAATCCAGAAAATTTGTTGAGAGGTATCATGATTCAAAAATAATAGCAAAGAGATATATTGATATATGGCAAAAATAA
- a CDS encoding GDP-L-fucose synthase family protein has product MNKEDKIYIAGHRGMVGSAILRALKARGYTNFILKTSSELDLRNQQAVADFFAQEKPDYVFLAAAKVGGIVANNTFRGDFIYENLMIQNNVIHQAYVNNVKKLMFLGSSCIYPKMAPQPLKEDYLLTGLLEPTNEPYAIAKIAGIKMCDAYRSQFGCNFISVMPTNLYGPNDNYDLKNSHVLPAMLRKFIIAKRNNDASVTIWGTGSPKREFLHADDLAEACLFLMENYNEEGLVNIGIGDDISILDLAHLVKKIVGFEGQILMDTTKPDGTPRKLMDVSKLNGLGWKAKTTLEEGIQKVYDEIKDNDWK; this is encoded by the coding sequence ATGAATAAAGAAGATAAAATATATATAGCAGGTCACCGTGGTATGGTGGGGTCTGCGATTTTGAGGGCTTTGAAAGCTCGGGGATATACCAATTTCATATTAAAAACATCATCAGAATTGGATTTGAGAAATCAGCAAGCAGTTGCTGATTTTTTTGCACAAGAAAAACCCGATTATGTTTTTTTGGCTGCAGCTAAAGTAGGCGGAATTGTTGCCAATAATACTTTTAGAGGGGATTTTATCTATGAGAATTTGATGATACAGAACAATGTGATTCATCAGGCTTATGTAAATAATGTAAAAAAACTAATGTTTTTGGGGTCTTCTTGTATTTATCCTAAGATGGCACCACAGCCTTTAAAAGAGGATTATTTACTAACGGGTCTTTTGGAACCAACAAATGAGCCCTACGCTATTGCAAAAATAGCCGGGATCAAAATGTGTGATGCCTACAGAAGTCAGTTTGGCTGTAATTTTATTTCGGTTATGCCAACCAATTTGTATGGCCCAAATGATAATTATGATTTAAAAAATTCTCACGTTCTTCCCGCTATGCTAAGAAAATTTATTATAGCAAAGCGAAATAATGATGCTTCAGTAACCATTTGGGGAACCGGAAGTCCCAAAAGGGAATTTTTGCATGCTGATGATTTGGCTGAAGCTTGCCTGTTTTTGATGGAGAATTACAATGAAGAAGGATTGGTAAATATTGGTATAGGTGATGATATATCTATTTTGGATTTAGCCCATTTGGTAAAAAAAATAGTTGGATTTGAAGGACAGATTTTAATGGATACTACAAAACCCGACGGGACACCGAGAAAATTGATGGATGTTTCTAAATTGAATGGTCTGGGCTGGAAAGCTAAAACCACATTGGAAGAAGGAATCCAAAAAGTATATGATGAAATTAAAGATAATGACTGGAAGTAG
- a CDS encoding EpsG family protein, translating to MIYLFIFLFIIFFIVLEVNFDLTINYKLDYYLFFFFINCVLIIVAGFRSVGFDYDSYMDIYKEVRISNFIENGIELGFAFLITLFNLMHFPFFGFTVFIALVSITLKYIYFNKYSPYSFISLLVYFSITYLISDMGQMRNGLAFAVALWALDDLFEEKYKFFFLKVFVAFLIHSSAIIVFPVYFLLRMKFFKPINMAFVLLCLFYFVFNDIKNLLMLLIENVHFSQLESRVALYVLTEEESLPLGLNLSLLLRLFIFIMMVFFYDLGIIRFKNYDKFLRLYFYGICLYMIFNSVNEFAFRFSNYFKILECVILPMFVSFGKTRLQKNMITLLIVIYCCYSIFKILFDPVFGTLYLPYKNVIFNVF from the coding sequence ATGATTTATTTATTCATTTTTTTATTTATAATATTTTTCATTGTTTTAGAAGTTAATTTTGATTTAACTATAAATTATAAGTTAGATTATTATTTATTCTTTTTTTTTATAAATTGTGTCCTTATAATAGTTGCTGGTTTTAGGTCAGTAGGTTTTGATTATGACAGCTATATGGATATTTATAAAGAAGTAAGAATTTCAAATTTTATAGAAAATGGAATAGAACTAGGTTTTGCATTTTTAATTACTTTATTCAATTTAATGCATTTTCCTTTTTTTGGATTCACAGTTTTTATTGCTTTAGTAAGTATTACCTTAAAATATATATATTTTAATAAATATTCGCCATATTCATTTATATCATTACTAGTTTATTTTAGTATTACATATTTAATTAGTGATATGGGGCAAATGCGTAATGGTCTAGCATTCGCAGTTGCTTTATGGGCTTTAGACGATTTATTTGAAGAAAAATACAAGTTTTTTTTTTTAAAAGTATTTGTTGCTTTTTTAATTCATTCTTCAGCGATAATTGTTTTTCCTGTTTATTTTTTATTAAGGATGAAATTCTTTAAGCCTATTAATATGGCTTTTGTTTTATTGTGCCTTTTTTACTTTGTTTTTAATGATATTAAAAATCTTTTAATGTTGTTAATAGAAAATGTGCATTTTTCACAATTAGAATCAAGGGTTGCACTTTATGTTTTGACTGAGGAAGAGTCACTTCCTTTAGGCTTGAATCTTTCTTTATTATTAAGATTGTTTATTTTTATAATGATGGTATTTTTTTACGATTTAGGAATAATTCGTTTTAAAAATTATGATAAATTTTTAAGATTGTATTTTTATGGTATTTGTTTGTATATGATTTTTAATTCTGTTAATGAGTTTGCATTTCGTTTTTCAAATTATTTTAAAATATTAGAATGTGTAATTCTTCCAATGTTTGTTTCATTTGGAAAAACAAGATTACAAAAAAATATGATTACTTTATTAATTGTGATTTATTGTTGTTATTCTATTTTTAAGATTCTGTTTGATCCTGTTTTTGGGACACTTTATCTTCCATATAAGAATGTTATATTTAATGTTTTTTAA
- the gmd gene encoding GDP-mannose 4,6-dehydratase, translated as MKTALITGITGQDGSYLAELLLEKGYMVHGVKRRASSFNTQRIDHIYQDQHEAHVNFKLHYGDLTDSTNIIRIIQEVQPDEIYNLGAMSHVKVSFDSPEYVANVDGIGTLRILEAVRILGLEKKCRIYQASTSELYGGLPENKNEKGLYDENSPFYPRSPYGVAKIYGFWITKNYREAYNMFACNGILFNHESPRRGETFVTRKITMATAAIVLGEQDCLYLGNLDAQRDWGHAKDYVEAMWRILQQDVPDDYVIAMGETTYVRDFVRMAFAEVGIEIEFRGEGVNEKGYVASCSNPAYQLEIGKQVIAVDPQYFRPTEVDLLIGDPTKSKTKLGWVPQYDLAGLVKEMMASDLLYVQREKMLKKVRLGVK; from the coding sequence ATGAAAACAGCCCTTATAACAGGAATTACAGGTCAAGACGGATCGTATTTGGCCGAATTATTATTGGAAAAAGGGTATATGGTTCATGGGGTGAAAAGAAGGGCTTCTTCTTTCAATACACAACGTATTGATCATATTTACCAAGATCAACATGAAGCGCATGTGAATTTTAAACTGCATTATGGAGATTTAACAGATTCTACCAATATCATTCGAATTATTCAAGAAGTACAGCCTGATGAAATCTATAATTTAGGAGCGATGAGTCATGTAAAAGTGTCTTTTGATTCGCCGGAGTATGTGGCTAATGTAGATGGAATTGGTACTTTGAGAATTTTAGAAGCGGTACGTATTTTAGGTTTGGAAAAGAAATGCCGTATTTACCAGGCTTCTACTTCGGAATTGTATGGTGGTTTGCCAGAGAATAAAAACGAAAAAGGCTTGTATGATGAAAACTCTCCATTTTATCCGCGTTCCCCTTATGGAGTCGCTAAAATTTATGGTTTCTGGATTACCAAAAATTACCGTGAAGCTTATAATATGTTTGCTTGTAACGGAATTTTGTTTAATCATGAGTCGCCTCGTAGAGGAGAAACTTTTGTAACCCGTAAAATAACTATGGCAACTGCTGCTATTGTTTTGGGAGAACAAGATTGTTTGTATTTAGGGAATCTGGATGCGCAACGTGACTGGGGACATGCTAAAGATTATGTTGAAGCCATGTGGCGTATTTTGCAACAAGATGTTCCAGATGATTATGTCATTGCTATGGGAGAAACTACTTACGTGCGCGATTTTGTTAGAATGGCTTTTGCAGAAGTGGGAATCGAAATCGAGTTCAGAGGTGAAGGTGTGAATGAAAAAGGATATGTAGCTTCCTGCAGTAATCCTGCTTATCAGCTTGAAATTGGTAAACAGGTTATCGCGGTTGACCCTCAGTATTTTCGTCCAACAGAGGTTGATTTGCTTATAGGAGATCCTACGAAATCGAAAACTAAATTGGGATGGGTTCCTCAATATGATTTGGCTGGATTAGTGAAAGAGATGATGGCGTCTGATCTTTTGTATGTTCAAAGGGAGAAGATGTTGAAGAAAGTGAGATTGGGTGTTAAGTAG